From Weissella confusa, a single genomic window includes:
- a CDS encoding EbsA family protein, which translates to MKGFYQPAGLVGWVSWTWILMIALFGMIMWLEVTTLNVWTYVSFFVFVVVAAATILRRRVTLEDDALRFPHIIGMHTEKIHFKDMEFVQFNKHTVMFSHDGEQYSFLMGQRMLQALQEKIEG; encoded by the coding sequence ATGAAAGGTTTTTACCAACCCGCCGGTTTAGTAGGCTGGGTATCGTGGACGTGGATTTTAATGATTGCCTTGTTCGGCATGATTATGTGGCTTGAGGTGACAACACTTAACGTTTGGACATATGTGTCATTCTTCGTGTTTGTCGTCGTGGCAGCTGCAACCATTCTGCGTCGACGTGTGACATTGGAAGATGATGCGTTGCGTTTCCCACACATTATTGGGATGCACACCGAGAAGATCCACTTTAAGGATATGGAATTTGTACAATTTAACAAGCACACGGTGATGTTTAGCCATGACGGTGAGCAATACAGCTTTTTGATGGGGCAGCGCATGTTGCAAGCTCTACAAGAGAAGATTGAAGGATAG
- a CDS encoding ribonuclease HI family protein, with translation MLIKLYADAATQGNPGPSGAGVVISADGKQTQLHHALGEMSNHEAEFRAAIFAFEQLLPIASPDDTVMFYIDSKLVADSIGKSYAKHYPELIDTLMALIDRYKIVLTTWIPDRENQGAHKLALQAIH, from the coding sequence ATGTTAATCAAGTTATATGCTGATGCTGCGACTCAAGGAAATCCCGGTCCAAGCGGTGCCGGCGTTGTTATCTCCGCCGACGGCAAGCAAACACAACTTCACCACGCACTGGGTGAAATGAGTAATCACGAAGCTGAATTTCGGGCCGCTATTTTTGCCTTTGAGCAATTACTACCCATCGCCTCACCTGACGACACAGTCATGTTTTACATCGATTCAAAATTAGTCGCGGATAGTATTGGTAAATCCTATGCCAAGCATTATCCAGAACTAATTGACACCCTAATGGCGCTAATTGATCGGTACAAGATTGTCTTAACAACTTGGATTCCAGATCGTGAAAATCAAGGCGCTCACAAGCTGGCTTTGCAAGCCATTCATTGA